One Paenibacillus sp. FSL H7-0737 DNA segment encodes these proteins:
- a CDS encoding AraC family transcriptional regulator produces the protein MAQTRNRWTIYLKQLRHKNRSVYMTWMLSYVSVLLVPILISGVIYGATLNVVKAEINRANQSILLQMEQAIDSQFKGIENLSLEVSLNRRIAAFISADTNLSDSDHYDVYQIANDLRVYEIANDFLEGIYIYYKNSDTVIARNNRMNIEALYDHIRLEEHMPFQSLREYFDQGYIKGYHSVVVSEENEWRPTVMYAQNVNSTIMNQPGAVLLFMIDRSKLLEQASAPEKGTIFILDKDNRFIASTGDSLSEPALLYSDMSKESGQLEIETDGHRLVASYTTSSITGWKYVMTLPENVYHQKMNVVEQLTIASILLCLIVGGGVTYWLLKRNYLPIHALIQSLSFKAGFTFDRGSNEYSFLEQALSSTFHEKEELHYKLNQHNNTLRSHFLQRLLKGQLDSHIPLHESFSAYDLRFPLGGFSVILLRIEHFGKFHRKDEDQVHNKRLLHFLIANVVEEVARKSVNAYAVELDQELLACIVNHQLASPTEQRGELGHIAEETMSFISNYAHVQLTAAISAQQEGEYGIFQAFQEAIEAMEYRIIVGSGGIIHYGDLSGNDNLGAAPGGYFYPLKVEQQLIVMVREGQLDKAKAFVGEIIQKNVTKEPFPFHTAKCLMFDLMATLQKVIGEIRIAGKPDMPDGVRAIERLMQCQTVGEMRSQLYDMLELLCGYVNNNREYCSNPLIDKVMKYVNEYYQDENLNISMIGEAFSMTPSYVSKLFKELAGESLLDYINKTRLVQAKLLLIGGKYTVSEISLKVGYNDVNTFHRIFKKFEGITPGRYREVK, from the coding sequence ATGGCCCAAACTCGAAACCGGTGGACAATCTATCTGAAGCAGCTCCGGCATAAAAATCGCAGTGTATACATGACCTGGATGCTTTCTTACGTCTCGGTGCTGCTCGTGCCCATTCTGATCAGCGGCGTTATATACGGCGCGACGCTGAACGTTGTAAAGGCTGAAATTAACCGTGCCAACCAATCTATTCTTCTTCAGATGGAGCAAGCCATAGATAGCCAGTTCAAAGGAATCGAGAATCTAAGCCTCGAGGTGAGCCTCAACAGGCGAATCGCAGCATTTATTTCGGCCGATACCAATCTGTCTGATTCGGACCACTACGATGTATACCAAATCGCTAATGATTTGCGCGTATACGAAATCGCTAACGATTTTCTTGAAGGTATTTATATTTACTACAAAAATAGCGATACGGTCATCGCACGCAACAACCGTATGAACATCGAAGCGTTATACGACCATATTCGCCTTGAAGAGCATATGCCCTTCCAGTCGTTACGAGAATATTTTGACCAAGGGTACATTAAAGGCTACCACTCCGTTGTTGTGTCTGAAGAGAATGAGTGGCGGCCAACGGTCATGTATGCCCAAAATGTGAACTCAACAATCATGAATCAACCTGGAGCTGTCTTACTGTTCATGATTGACCGCAGTAAGCTGCTAGAGCAAGCTTCGGCGCCTGAGAAAGGTACGATCTTTATTCTGGATAAAGACAACCGGTTCATTGCGTCTACGGGCGATTCGCTGTCGGAACCTGCTCTATTATACAGCGATATGTCGAAAGAATCGGGGCAACTTGAGATCGAGACTGACGGTCACCGGCTTGTTGCATCCTACACAACCTCATCCATTACGGGATGGAAATATGTGATGACGCTGCCGGAGAACGTATATCACCAGAAAATGAACGTGGTAGAGCAATTGACGATCGCCAGCATCTTGCTTTGCCTTATTGTTGGCGGTGGCGTGACGTATTGGCTCCTCAAACGGAACTACCTGCCGATCCATGCACTGATCCAGAGCTTGTCGTTCAAGGCGGGTTTTACCTTTGATCGCGGCTCCAATGAATACTCCTTTCTAGAGCAGGCGCTGAGCAGCACCTTCCATGAGAAGGAGGAGCTTCATTACAAGCTGAATCAGCATAACAATACACTCAGATCGCACTTTTTGCAGCGGCTGCTGAAGGGGCAACTCGACAGCCATATCCCGTTGCACGAATCTTTCTCAGCCTATGATCTGCGTTTCCCGCTGGGCGGATTTTCTGTTATTTTGCTGCGCATCGAGCACTTCGGCAAGTTCCATCGGAAGGATGAGGATCAGGTCCATAATAAGCGATTGCTGCACTTCCTGATCGCCAACGTGGTCGAGGAGGTCGCTCGAAAGTCAGTAAACGCCTATGCGGTAGAGCTGGACCAGGAGTTGCTCGCCTGCATCGTCAACCATCAGCTTGCATCGCCGACGGAACAGCGGGGGGAGCTGGGGCACATCGCGGAAGAAACGATGTCGTTCATCTCCAATTATGCTCATGTACAGTTGACCGCTGCCATCAGCGCGCAACAGGAGGGCGAATATGGCATCTTCCAGGCGTTCCAGGAAGCGATCGAGGCGATGGAATACCGAATCATTGTAGGTAGCGGGGGCATTATTCATTATGGGGACCTGAGCGGTAACGACAACCTAGGGGCTGCTCCAGGTGGTTATTTTTATCCGCTCAAGGTCGAGCAGCAATTGATCGTTATGGTTCGCGAAGGGCAGCTCGATAAGGCAAAAGCGTTCGTCGGGGAGATCATTCAGAAAAATGTGACGAAGGAGCCGTTTCCTTTTCATACTGCCAAATGTCTCATGTTCGATCTAATGGCTACGCTGCAAAAAGTAATCGGCGAAATCCGCATCGCAGGCAAGCCGGATATGCCTGACGGAGTGCGCGCCATCGAACGCCTGATGCAATGCCAGACGGTAGGGGAGATGCGCAGCCAGCTTTACGATATGCTAGAGCTTCTGTGCGGCTACGTTAATAATAACCGCGAATACTGCAGCAATCCGCTAATCGATAAGGTCATGAAATATGTCAACGAGTATTATCAGGACGAGAACCTGAACATTTCGATGATCGGGGAAGCCTTCTCCATGACGCCGTCGTATGTTTCCAAACTGTTCAAGGAACTTGCCGGCGAATCTCTGCTCGATTATATTAACAAGACGCGGCTGGTGCAGGCCAAATTGCTGCTTATCGGCGGGAAATATACGGTCAGCGAAATATCGCTGAAGGTTGGTTACAACGATGTGAATACCTTCCATCGTATATTCAAAAAATTTGAAGGGATAACGCCCGGGCGCTACAGGGAAGTCAAGTAG
- a CDS encoding extracellular solute-binding protein, translating to MAKNRNVKTHKRLQLTLGFAMVLSLLLTACSSNGGSGNKDKTEPTQSAVSNKGGEGVSKGNEGSDKPVYPLDTKDTFSYWAPINGNLITFTTNLAEAPIGKAIAEATGVKVNYIHPTESQAEEQFNLLLASSKLPDVLEYDWSIYPGGPEKAISDGVIVPLNDLIDQYAPNLKKMLEANPELDKMVKTDSGQYYVFPMVRNEEGLVFRGPMLRKDWLDELGLQLPVTIDDWHKVLTAFKEKKGAVAPLTALYANKMNLQDAFFGAYKTSHGFYIDDLGKVKYGPLDPQYKDVMTLFRQWYSEGLIDKDFPIVERDTLDKRLLNGESGATVFLLGGGMGKWLESGKAQNPAFDLVAAPYPVLKAGEKPFTGQRDFKYNPKASAAVTTSAKDLETIVKWLDFAFSEQGTMMYNFGVEGESYTMDNGVPKFTDMIVKNDKYTSQQMLAQYTVPNGPFPMHEQKTTNTFPQQDEAVQIWSETDAAKHILPAFITPTVDESKKVAQTMTAINTYLEEMFIKFVMGNEPLDKFDSFVKQLEDMGIRDVIDIYQGALDRYNNR from the coding sequence ATGGCGAAAAATCGCAACGTCAAGACTCATAAGAGACTGCAGCTCACACTGGGGTTCGCAATGGTACTTTCATTGTTGTTAACCGCATGCTCCAGTAATGGGGGCTCTGGAAACAAGGATAAGACAGAGCCGACTCAAAGCGCCGTCAGCAATAAGGGCGGCGAGGGCGTAAGCAAAGGCAACGAGGGATCGGATAAGCCGGTGTATCCGCTGGATACAAAAGATACTTTCTCATACTGGGCTCCAATCAACGGAAACCTGATTACATTTACAACGAATCTGGCGGAAGCGCCGATCGGGAAGGCGATTGCAGAAGCTACCGGCGTGAAAGTGAACTACATCCATCCGACCGAAAGTCAAGCTGAAGAGCAGTTTAATTTGTTGCTGGCTTCCAGCAAGCTGCCGGATGTGCTGGAGTACGACTGGAGTATTTATCCGGGTGGACCGGAAAAGGCGATTTCAGACGGGGTTATCGTACCGCTAAACGATTTGATCGACCAATATGCGCCTAACCTGAAGAAGATGCTGGAAGCTAATCCAGAGCTGGATAAAATGGTGAAGACCGACAGTGGCCAATATTACGTCTTCCCGATGGTGCGAAACGAGGAAGGATTAGTCTTCCGCGGACCAATGCTGCGCAAAGATTGGTTGGATGAGCTAGGGCTGCAATTGCCTGTAACGATAGACGATTGGCATAAGGTTCTGACGGCGTTCAAAGAGAAAAAAGGCGCCGTAGCACCGCTGACGGCGCTATACGCGAACAAAATGAATTTGCAGGACGCGTTCTTCGGCGCATACAAAACATCGCACGGCTTCTATATTGACGACCTAGGCAAAGTGAAATACGGTCCATTAGATCCGCAATACAAGGATGTTATGACGCTGTTCCGCCAGTGGTATTCCGAAGGGCTGATTGATAAAGACTTCCCGATCGTCGAACGCGACACGCTGGATAAGCGGCTTCTGAACGGTGAGTCCGGCGCGACTGTTTTCCTGCTGGGCGGCGGCATGGGCAAATGGTTGGAGTCCGGTAAAGCCCAAAATCCGGCTTTTGATCTTGTAGCGGCTCCTTATCCGGTATTGAAAGCAGGCGAAAAACCGTTCACCGGACAGCGCGATTTCAAATATAACCCGAAAGCAAGCGCGGCCGTGACGACATCGGCGAAAGACCTGGAAACGATCGTAAAATGGCTGGACTTCGCATTTAGCGAGCAAGGAACCATGATGTACAACTTCGGCGTTGAAGGCGAAAGCTACACGATGGACAATGGCGTTCCGAAATTTACTGATATGATCGTAAAAAACGATAAGTACACTTCACAGCAGATGTTGGCGCAGTATACGGTTCCGAACGGTCCATTTCCGATGCATGAGCAAAAAACGACCAATACGTTCCCACAACAGGACGAGGCGGTCCAGATTTGGTCGGAGACCGATGCGGCGAAACATATTTTGCCCGCGTTCATTACGCCTACTGTAGATGAGAGCAAGAAGGTAGCGCAGACGATGACGGCAATCAACACGTATCTGGAAGAAATGTTCATCAAATTTGTAATGGGCAACGAGCCGCTCGACAAGTTCGACAGCTTTGTGAAGCAGCTGGAAGATATGGGGATTCGTGATGTAATCGACATCTATCAAGGCGCTTTGGATCGCTACAACAACAGATAA
- a CDS encoding ABC transporter permease, with translation MAQLKLGRSKVTHAGRLPLNIAKDMVKNKYLYMMLTPVLLYFIIFHYFPMYGSIIAFKDFNPRLGIGGSAWVGLEHFKDFFGGMYFWRVLKNTLMISLYDLIFGFPAPLILALLLNEVKNALFKRSVQTITYLPHFISLVIICGMIKDFTSSDGVINDIIAFFGGERVTMLLEPSFFRTIFVSSNIWQHIGWGTIIYLAALSAIDLEQYEACKIDGGGRWKQMLHITLPGLLPVFVILLILNIGRIMSVGFEKVILLYNPTTYVTGDVISSYVYRIGLQDFQFSFSSAVGLFNSVINFALVIGSNWISRKLNNTGLW, from the coding sequence ATGGCTCAATTGAAGCTGGGACGCAGCAAAGTCACGCATGCCGGTCGTCTGCCGCTTAATATTGCAAAAGACATGGTTAAGAACAAGTATTTGTACATGATGCTTACTCCTGTTTTGTTATATTTCATTATTTTTCATTATTTCCCGATGTACGGTTCGATTATTGCGTTCAAGGATTTTAACCCCCGGCTTGGAATCGGGGGCAGCGCGTGGGTAGGACTTGAGCATTTCAAAGACTTTTTTGGCGGGATGTATTTTTGGCGGGTGTTAAAAAACACTCTGATGATTAGCTTGTACGATCTCATTTTCGGTTTTCCCGCTCCGCTTATTCTCGCCTTGTTGCTTAATGAGGTGAAAAATGCACTGTTCAAGCGTTCGGTTCAGACGATTACTTATTTGCCGCATTTTATTTCGCTTGTCATAATTTGCGGCATGATCAAAGATTTTACGAGCAGTGACGGCGTCATTAACGATATTATCGCATTTTTCGGTGGTGAGCGGGTTACGATGCTGCTGGAGCCGTCTTTTTTCCGGACAATCTTCGTTTCGTCGAATATATGGCAGCATATAGGCTGGGGTACAATTATTTATTTGGCCGCGCTGTCTGCGATCGATCTCGAGCAATATGAAGCTTGCAAGATCGACGGGGGTGGACGCTGGAAGCAGATGCTTCATATTACCCTACCCGGTCTGCTTCCCGTTTTCGTTATATTGCTCATCCTGAACATTGGCCGAATTATGAGCGTTGGCTTCGAGAAAGTTATTCTGTTGTACAACCCGACCACTTATGTGACAGGGGATGTCATTTCCTCGTATGTGTACCGGATCGGGCTTCAAGATTTTCAATTCAGTTTCAGCTCCGCTGTCGGATTGTTCAACTCCGTGATTAACTTCGCGCTTGTTATCGGCTCCAACTGGATAAGCCGGAAGTTGAACAATACGGGTTTGTGGTAG
- a CDS encoding carbohydrate ABC transporter permease — translation MRVSLGEHIFRVCNTLFLSALMIVTVYPILYVAFASFSEPALMMAHKGILWKPLGFSLETYEAVFSNPMILLGYRNTLFIVIVGVALNLLLTSFAAYALSRKTLQYRKQLTLFIVFTMFFSGGLIPFYLLVRGLGITDTLWALILPTAISAFNLIIMRTSFEAVPDALEESAKIDGANDFGILFRIFLPLCKPVLAVVGLYYGVSHWNSWFNAMIFLQDRSLYPLQLILREILIIGEANSMAEGASQDEIIILGETLKYATIMVATLPIFLVYPLLQKYFVKGALIGAIKG, via the coding sequence ATGCGAGTAAGCTTGGGTGAACATATATTCCGGGTTTGCAATACGCTGTTTTTGTCCGCGCTCATGATTGTAACAGTGTACCCAATTCTATACGTGGCATTTGCTTCATTCAGCGAACCAGCGCTGATGATGGCGCATAAGGGCATTCTTTGGAAGCCGCTGGGCTTCTCGCTTGAAACATATGAGGCGGTATTCAGCAACCCGATGATCCTGCTCGGCTACCGCAACACATTATTTATTGTCATTGTAGGCGTGGCTCTCAATTTGCTGCTTACTTCTTTTGCCGCATACGCTTTGTCCAGAAAAACATTGCAATATCGCAAGCAGCTTACGTTGTTTATCGTATTTACCATGTTTTTCAGCGGTGGATTAATTCCGTTCTACTTGCTGGTCAGAGGGTTGGGCATTACGGACACACTGTGGGCGCTGATCCTGCCTACCGCAATAAGCGCATTTAACCTCATTATCATGCGAACATCGTTCGAGGCAGTGCCGGATGCGCTAGAAGAGTCGGCCAAGATCGACGGCGCCAACGACTTTGGCATTCTGTTCCGCATCTTCCTGCCGCTATGCAAGCCCGTGCTTGCAGTGGTAGGCCTGTATTACGGAGTAAGCCACTGGAACTCATGGTTTAACGCCATGATCTTCCTTCAGGATCGTTCGCTGTATCCGTTGCAGTTGATCCTGCGAGAAATTTTGATTATTGGCGAGGCAAACTCCATGGCGGAAGGAGCCTCCCAGGATGAGATCATCATATTGGGCGAGACATTGAAATACGCCACGATTATGGTAGCAACCCTTCCGATTTTTCTGGTCTATCCGCTATTGCAAAAATATTTCGTGAAAGGCGCCTTGATCGGTGCCATTAAAGGTTAG
- a CDS encoding glycoside hydrolase family 88 protein: MSNENVKLKPSELTAWWDKVKIKVDHMIEAGWTEAPHVSAAGKYDQIKVDQWISGFWPGILWILYDMTGEQRYREEAEPWDERMEQCYLRDNHFHHDVGFQFLPTSVIRYKLTGDPDARRRGLFAANYLAGRYNPAGQFIRAWPRNQTGWSIIDSMMNLPLLFWASEESDDPRFKHIAVAHADMVLRSFIRGDGSVHHIVIFDPETGEVERYDGGQGFAPQSSWSRGQAWALYGMSCAYRYTGEARYLNAAKGVAHYFISALAEDDVPHWDFRAATDLTDEPRDTSAASCAASGLIDIASQVAPEEAALYQRAATRILRSLSNNYSALDKPEYEGILLGATGHKPVNTNINVSLIYGDYYYIEALAKSKGWSQNVF; the protein is encoded by the coding sequence ATGAGCAATGAAAATGTGAAACTGAAACCATCCGAGCTGACGGCTTGGTGGGATAAAGTGAAGATTAAAGTTGATCATATGATCGAAGCGGGCTGGACAGAAGCGCCACATGTTTCGGCGGCGGGCAAATATGACCAGATCAAAGTGGATCAGTGGATTTCAGGCTTCTGGCCGGGCATTCTGTGGATTCTATACGATATGACCGGCGAGCAACGTTATCGGGAGGAGGCGGAGCCTTGGGACGAACGCATGGAGCAATGTTACTTGCGGGACAACCATTTCCACCACGATGTTGGCTTTCAGTTCCTGCCGACATCGGTTATCCGCTACAAGCTGACCGGCGACCCGGACGCTCGGCGGCGCGGCCTGTTCGCCGCCAACTATCTGGCGGGCAGGTACAACCCAGCAGGACAGTTCATTCGAGCCTGGCCCCGCAACCAGACGGGTTGGTCGATCATCGATTCGATGATGAATTTGCCGCTTCTGTTCTGGGCGAGTGAAGAAAGCGATGATCCGCGCTTCAAGCATATTGCGGTCGCCCATGCAGATATGGTGCTTCGCTCATTCATCCGAGGCGACGGCTCGGTGCATCATATCGTTATCTTCGATCCGGAGACGGGCGAAGTGGAGCGTTATGACGGCGGACAGGGCTTCGCGCCGCAATCGTCCTGGTCGCGGGGCCAAGCTTGGGCGCTCTACGGGATGAGCTGCGCTTACCGCTATACGGGAGAAGCACGTTACTTGAATGCGGCGAAGGGGGTGGCACATTATTTCATCAGCGCGTTGGCGGAAGACGATGTGCCGCATTGGGATTTCCGTGCGGCGACCGACTTGACGGACGAGCCGCGCGACACCTCAGCGGCGAGCTGCGCAGCATCTGGCTTGATCGATATCGCGTCGCAGGTGGCTCCTGAGGAAGCCGCTTTATATCAGCGCGCGGCCACGCGCATTCTTCGCTCGCTGTCGAACAACTACAGTGCGCTCGACAAGCCGGAGTATGAAGGCATCCTGCTCGGTGCAACCGGTCATAAGCCAGTCAATACCAACATCAACGTATCGCTGATTTACGGCGATTACTATTATATTGAAGCTTTGGCGAAGAGCAAAGGCTGGAGCCAGAATGTTTTTTAA
- a CDS encoding chondroitinase-B domain-containing protein gives MGTKSMTFIILICMLVVLIPGTASAADTKFTIGSSDVTASGDDGNVPANTVDGDFLTRWSANGDMQWIQYDLGVNRKLSFIKIAFLNGSSRTSTFDILTSMDGSTFTTVSSGVVSSLVEGLQTFDFPDVDSTRYVRIVGHGNSSNLWNSYSEVELYGTANGSPPGASKLAITVPQLMASGDDGNIVAYTIDGDLNTRWSASGEGEWVQYDLGSSKRVEYVKIAFTNGAERTFAFDIQTSYDGYNFSTVLSGAVSSLSNSLQTFDFADVAPVRYVRIVGHGNSVNAWNSFAEVEIYGSDSSGSGSEGTVVEVSTSTQLAAELATATAGKTIVLANGTYSRTSPFAVQNKNGTVNAPIVIKAKNRGQAIISGASGFRIENSSHVVLDGLKFTNTSNGAVVLEGSHHARLTRNTFALPSSGSGLMWLQVRGTNSHHNRIDRNDFGLKSDTEPLIAYEGQDGSGQISQYDIIEYNYFHDVGPWVANGKETIRLGLSGLTLSHGYNTIQYNVFQNCDGEPEIISVKSSSNSVRFNTFRTSKGSLTLRHGHNNSVYGNFFLGDGVESDQEGIRMFGNDHKIYNNYFENLTGEAIYLPNGDFDGGTGGSPPNPTVEQLRKQWKVYRALIVNNTIVNSKTGIVIGSGKTYAPQDSIVANNIVYNNTGTLYYEAATTNTLFQGNIGFGSTISNISRSSEQIRNINPLLTAVNGIQKLSASSPAIDAAVGTYAFVLADMESQMRATVDVGADEYSGTPLLNRPLAADDVGLNTP, from the coding sequence ATGGGAACCAAAAGTATGACGTTCATTATTTTGATCTGTATGCTGGTTGTGTTAATACCAGGAACGGCAAGTGCGGCTGATACGAAGTTCACAATTGGCAGCTCCGACGTGACGGCGAGCGGAGATGACGGCAACGTTCCAGCCAACACGGTGGACGGCGATTTCTTAACACGTTGGTCGGCGAATGGCGACATGCAATGGATCCAGTACGATTTGGGCGTAAATCGCAAATTGTCTTTCATCAAAATTGCATTTCTGAATGGGTCAAGCCGCACTTCTACTTTTGATATTTTGACGTCAATGGACGGTTCCACCTTTACGACCGTCAGCAGCGGAGTTGTGAGCAGCCTTGTGGAAGGTCTGCAAACGTTCGATTTTCCGGATGTCGATTCTACCCGCTATGTGAGGATCGTTGGGCACGGCAATTCCTCCAACCTGTGGAACAGTTATTCTGAAGTTGAACTCTACGGCACCGCGAACGGATCTCCGCCAGGCGCAAGCAAGTTGGCGATTACCGTGCCACAACTTATGGCCAGCGGAGATGACGGCAATATCGTCGCATATACAATCGACGGCGATCTTAACACACGCTGGTCAGCGAGTGGCGAAGGGGAGTGGGTCCAATACGACCTTGGATCGAGCAAGCGGGTGGAATACGTGAAGATCGCCTTCACCAACGGGGCGGAGCGAACTTTCGCTTTTGATATCCAGACTTCATATGATGGCTACAACTTCAGTACAGTGCTTTCGGGAGCGGTCAGCAGTCTGAGCAACAGCTTGCAGACGTTTGATTTTGCCGATGTTGCCCCCGTCCGCTACGTTCGTATTGTTGGCCATGGCAACTCGGTGAACGCCTGGAACAGCTTTGCCGAGGTCGAAATTTATGGTAGCGATTCAAGCGGCAGCGGTAGCGAAGGGACGGTCGTCGAAGTTAGCACTTCCACGCAGTTGGCTGCCGAGCTTGCAACCGCTACGGCGGGTAAAACGATTGTGTTGGCAAACGGCACGTATTCGCGTACAAGCCCGTTTGCTGTTCAAAACAAAAACGGTACTGTCAACGCGCCAATCGTCATTAAAGCGAAAAACCGCGGTCAGGCTATCATCTCGGGAGCGTCAGGCTTCCGCATCGAGAACTCCTCGCATGTGGTGCTTGACGGATTAAAGTTTACGAACACAAGCAATGGCGCAGTGGTGTTGGAAGGCTCGCACCATGCGCGGCTGACCCGTAATACATTTGCGCTTCCCAGCTCGGGGAGCGGCTTGATGTGGCTGCAAGTGCGGGGCACGAACAGCCATCATAACCGCATCGACCGGAACGACTTCGGACTGAAGAGCGACACCGAACCGCTGATCGCTTACGAAGGACAGGATGGCTCAGGGCAAATTTCGCAATACGATATTATCGAATACAACTATTTCCATGATGTAGGCCCATGGGTAGCTAACGGCAAAGAGACAATTCGTCTCGGCTTGTCGGGTCTTACGCTCTCCCACGGCTATAATACGATACAATACAATGTATTTCAGAATTGCGATGGAGAGCCGGAAATCATATCGGTCAAGAGCAGCAGCAATTCGGTGCGCTTCAATACATTCCGCACGTCCAAGGGCAGCCTGACGCTGCGGCATGGCCATAACAACAGCGTATATGGTAACTTCTTCCTCGGGGACGGTGTGGAGTCGGATCAGGAAGGCATCCGGATGTTCGGCAATGACCATAAGATTTATAACAACTACTTTGAGAATTTGACTGGCGAAGCAATCTACTTGCCTAACGGAGACTTCGACGGCGGTACTGGAGGCTCACCTCCAAATCCGACGGTCGAACAATTGCGCAAACAATGGAAAGTTTACCGGGCGCTTATCGTCAACAATACGATTGTAAACAGCAAAACCGGTATCGTCATCGGCTCGGGTAAAACGTATGCTCCGCAGGATTCCATCGTGGCGAACAATATCGTATACAACAACACCGGCACGCTTTATTACGAGGCGGCGACAACAAATACGCTGTTCCAAGGTAACATCGGGTTTGGCAGCACTATTAGCAACATATCGCGCAGCTCGGAGCAGATCCGAAATATCAATCCTCTGCTGACTGCGGTGAACGGCATTCAGAAACTGTCCGCGAGCAGCCCGGCAATTGATGCGGCTGTGGGAACATACGCGTTCGTGCTGGCGGATATGGAAAGTCAAATGCGGGCGACAGTAGATGTGGGGGCAGACGAATATTCCGGCACGCCTCTACTGAATCGCCCGCTAGCGGCCGACGATGTGGGGCTGAATACGCCTTAG
- a CDS encoding glycoside hydrolase family protein: MEGYWVWCGSVVKGEDGKFHMFASRWPKTLPMHPGWMTASEIVRADSDTPEGPYRFCEVVLPARGAEYWDGRCTHNPHIVKHNNKYLLYYTGSTHPLSDPEPPGNFGLTDPQCIVARANKRVGLAIADSVLGPWRRADEPILPTRPGRFDSFLTSNPAPCVREDGSVLLIYKARHYEGNLHGGMTIGVAYADHYEGLYRVLSDEPVFPPESFHIEDPFIWQTNEGFNLIAKDMEGHLCGEKFGGIYAKSPDGLKWSLHGQPQGYSRTVRWDDGTVQTLGNLERPFLLFQNGKPTHLFAAVSDGSDGFKDASDTWNMVIPLKQ; the protein is encoded by the coding sequence ATGGAAGGTTATTGGGTATGGTGCGGTTCCGTCGTGAAGGGTGAGGACGGCAAATTCCATATGTTTGCCTCGCGCTGGCCGAAGACACTGCCGATGCATCCCGGCTGGATGACGGCTTCAGAGATTGTCAGGGCAGACTCGGATACCCCCGAGGGACCGTACCGATTCTGCGAGGTGGTGCTTCCGGCGAGGGGAGCGGAATATTGGGATGGACGCTGCACGCACAACCCCCATATCGTCAAGCACAACAACAAATATTTGCTTTATTATACGGGTTCGACCCATCCGCTAAGCGATCCAGAGCCGCCCGGGAATTTCGGGTTAACCGATCCTCAATGCATCGTGGCACGGGCGAACAAACGGGTAGGTTTGGCTATAGCGGACAGCGTTTTGGGCCCGTGGCGCAGAGCGGACGAACCGATATTGCCAACACGTCCCGGCCGATTCGATAGCTTTCTGACCTCCAATCCGGCTCCGTGTGTCAGGGAGGACGGTTCCGTGCTGCTGATCTACAAGGCACGTCACTACGAAGGCAACCTTCATGGCGGCATGACGATTGGAGTTGCGTATGCGGATCACTACGAGGGGCTGTACCGGGTGCTGAGTGACGAGCCGGTGTTTCCTCCAGAGTCGTTCCATATCGAAGACCCTTTCATCTGGCAAACAAACGAAGGATTCAATTTGATTGCCAAAGATATGGAAGGGCATCTATGCGGAGAAAAATTCGGCGGCATCTACGCCAAGTCGCCGGACGGACTGAAATGGAGCTTGCATGGGCAGCCGCAAGGCTATTCCCGGACGGTGCGTTGGGATGACGGTACGGTGCAGACGCTGGGCAATCTGGAGCGGCCGTTCCTGTTGTTCCAGAACGGCAAGCCGACTCATTTGTTCGCGGCCGTCTCGGACGGCAGTGATGGTTTTAAGGACGCTTCTGATACGTGGAACATGGTTATACCTTTGAAGCAATGA